The proteins below are encoded in one region of Meriones unguiculatus strain TT.TT164.6M chromosome 18, Bangor_MerUng_6.1, whole genome shotgun sequence:
- the LOC132648970 gene encoding plasma membrane ascorbate-dependent reductase CYBRD1-like, translating to MRVKPRNINCVSHEYPYTVNYHRGNFGELTVTERDSNTNTARRAEKQREPEEEVEQMNTSNNEHKDDILSVPGGHSAYSQGSSSIASGINDKLCIDSPGQLPTGQFPYRLLVEEITETAMFSVFKPCKWVLHFREGLGWDGGALEFNWHPVLAVTGFVFIQGIAIIVYRLPWTWKCSKLLMKSIHAGLNAVAAILAIIAVVAVFENHSVQQIPHLYSLHSWVGLTVVILYVLQLVAGFFIFLLPWAPISLRALIMPIHVYSGLLLFGTVIATVLMGMTEKLFFDLKNPSYYTFPPEGVFVNTLGLLVVVFGALIFWIVTRPQWKRPREPGSIPLQLNGGTADAAEGAMAISSGHSVDTADAELSGEGAARKRTVGLDDAGQRSTM from the exons ATGAGAGTTAAACCCAGAAATATAAACTGTGTTTCACACG AATATCCATACACAGTGAATTACCACAGAGGCAATTTTGGGGAGCTGACAGTGACTGAAAGAGACAGTAATACAAACACAGCAAGAAGagcagaaaagcagagagagccagAAGAAGAGGTTGAACAGATGAATACATCCAACAATGAACATAAAGATGACATCTTGA GTGTCCCAGGAGGTCACAGTGCCTACAGCCAGGGCAGCAGCAGCATTGCATCTGGCATAAATGATAAGCTGTGCATTGATTCACCAGGCCAACTTCCCACAGGGCAATTTCCTTACAGGCTCCTTGTAGAAGAGATAACAGAGACAGCAATGTTTTCAGTGTTCAAACCAT GTAAGTGGGTGCTGCACTTCCGCGAGGGGCTCGGCTGGGACGGCGGCGCGCTCGAGTTCAACTGGCACCCGGTGCTCGCGGTGACCGGCTTCGTCTTCATCCAGGGCATCGCCATCATCGTGTACAGACTGCCATGGACCTGGAAATGCAGCAAGCTCTTGATGAAATCCATCCACGCGGGCTTAAACGCGGTGGCCGCCATCCTGGCCATCATCGCCGTGGTGGCCGTGTTTGAAAACCACAGTGTCCAACAGATCCCACACCTGTACAGTCTGCACAGCTGGGTTGGACTGACAGTCGTCATACTTTACGTCCTACAGCTTGTTGCAGGCTTTTTCATCTTCCTGCTGCCATGGGCTCCGATCTCCCTCCGGGCACTCATCATGCCCATACATGTGTATTCTGGGCTCCTCCTCTTCGGGACAGTGATTGCGACAGTCCTCATGGGCATGACAGAGAAGCTGTTTTTTGACCTGAAAAATCCTTCATACTATACCTTCCCACCAGAAGGTGTTTTTGTCAACACCTTGGGCCTTCTGGTGGTGGTGTTTGGAGCTCTCATCTTTTGGATTGTCACCAGGCCCCAGTGGAAGCGTCCTAGGGAACCGGGCTCTATCCCTCTTCAGCTAAACGGCGGCACCGCGGACGCAGCGGAAGGCGCGATGGCCATTAGCTCCGGCCACAGCGTGGACACCGCAGACGCAGAGTTAAGCGGCGAGGGAGCAGCCCGGAAAAGGACCGTCGGCCTCGATGACGCTGGCCAGAGGTCCACCATGTGA